The Pontibacter korlensis sequence TGCGTCAGCAACCGTTGGAGCGCCTGAAAGCGTTGTTAACTGATGCGGACAGTAAAGGCATGGTAATTCAGTTGGTGCTGTTTTCACATGAAACTTCAGAAGCAAACAATAAGCTAACGGCAAAGAGCTCAGATAGAGCTGTTGCGAATATTACCCAAGAACTGAAGCCTTACCGCAACCTGGTGTTCCAGATATGGAATGAATCTTCGGAGCGGGTGGAAGATTATTATAAAGCCATCAAAAAAATAGACCCGAAGCGGCTGGTAACGAACTCTCCAGGCCCGGGTGGTGACTTGGGTGATCAGAACCAAAACCACATGCTCGATTTTCTAACACCGCACACGACAAGGCAGTTTGCCGGAAAGCATTGGGAGATTGCTCCGAAAGAAATTGCTTATTTGCTGGAGCGCTACAAGAAGCCTGTTGTGGACGATGAGCCTGCCCGTAACGGTACTCCAGATTATGGTGGGCCGCATGATGGTTCTTCTCCTTACGACCATATCCTGCAGATTTACCAGGTGTGGCAGCAGGGCGGCTATATGGTGTATCATCATGACATGTTTCAGAAAGACTATGGGCACCCTTCTATTTCGCCATCGGGTATACCCGACCCAGAATTCAACCCTTACCACAAGCAGGTGCTGGAGTTTATAGCCATGCAGCCACGCTACCGCCCTGAAGTAGAAAAGCATGAGAGGGTTGAGTAAATGGACCGTGTTTAATGAGCCGTTCTAACCTCCTAAGAAGAATTTTATGTGTTTTAAGCAAGGAAGAGATAGCGTTCCAGAGTAAATAAGTAGGGATATGAAATATAATTGTGCCCATTTGTTGTGGATCTTGTTTTGGTTGCAGTTGCTCCCGTTTTCTTCTGGTGCCAAAGCTGTAGAACAAGTTACAGGTGACACACTCACTTTTTTAGTTGCCAAAGGAGGTGGAACTTCTAAGTTGATCCAGGCGGATCAGACTTTTAAGAGCGTTCAGGAGGCAAAGCACGCTGTAAGGGATTTGAAGCAGAAAGGTAGATTGAATGCTCCGGTTAAGGTTTACATTGAGGCAGGAAGTTACTTTCTAGACAGCCCTTTGCTGTTTACTTCTGATGATTCTGGAACCGAAGACAAACCAATTATATATACTTCTCTGAATGGGAAAGTGCTATTGCATGGTGGTAGAAGATTAGAGAATTGGAAAAAGTACAAAGGCAATATTTATTGTACTACTATACCAGAAGTAAGGAAAGGTAACTGGAAATTTAACCAGCTATATGTAAACGGTGAGTTAAGGCAGCGTGCCAGAACACCGAACAAAGGATTCTACAGAGTAAAGGGTTTTCCTGACGGAGGACCCGAAATACACTACCACACCGACTGCCAAAGATTTGAGTTCGAAGAAGGGGATATAGATCCTAAGTGGACAAACCTGGAGGATGTGGAGGTAATCGTTTACCACTTCTGGACCGACTCACATTTACCGATCCAATCCATCGACACCAAAAACAACATCGTGACCTTTAAACACAAAGCTGGGAAGGTGTTTACAGATGGCTTTTCGGATGGAGGAGCCAAGTATGTGGTAGAAAACGTATGGGAAGGGCTGGAAGAGCCTGGGGAATGGTACCTGAACAGGAAAACAGGCAGGCTCTACTACATTCCTTTACCTGGTGAGGACCTTTCCGAAGCAGAGGTAATTGCACCCGCTACGGAGAAGTTTATTACCTTAGAAGGAGCAACCTTGGAGAATAAGTTTGTAGAACATATAACGTTCGATAATCTTGACTTTATGTACACAAATTGGAGCCTGCCCCCTGGTAACTCCAACGATGACCAAGGCTCTGCGAGTGTACCAGCAGCTATTACGCTAACAGGTGCACGGCACATTGCTTTTACAAACTGCACGGTAAAAAACATTGGCACCTTTGCCTTTGAGGTGGCAGCAGGTAGCTCACACAACAGATTTACACATAATACCATTAGCCACATTGCAGCAGGAGGTTTTAGAGTTAACGGCGGAACAGACGAAGACCCTCCTTTGCTAAGAACGGGTAATAACACCATTTCTGACAACGACCTGCACCACTTCGGCCAGGTATATCCGTCTGCTGTAGGTGTGCTACTTATGCAAACATATGGAAACAAGGTTACACATAATAACATCAACAACGGCTGGTACACAGGTGTTTCAGTAGGATGGGAGTGGGGTTACCAGCGCAGTATCAGCAGGGATAACATCATTGAGTACAACCACATTCACACCATTGGGCAGGGGCTGTTATCAGATATGGGAGGCATCTACACCTTGGGTGTTTCACCAGGCACCATTATCCGTAATAACCTTATCCATGATGTACAGGCAAATCAATACGGTGGCTGGGGTATCTACAACGACGAAGGCTCATCTTATATACTCGTAGAGGACAACATTGTATATAATACCAATTTTGCAGGTTATAATATTCATTATGCTAAAGAGATAACCGTACGAAACAACCTGTTTGCCTTAGGTAAACAGGCTCAGCTAAGTCGAGGTAAAGTGGAACCACATAAGAGTGTATTCTTTGAGAATAACATTATCTACTGGAAAGAAGGAGAGCTGCTAAGTGAGCAGTGGGGCGATCAGCCTTACCTGTTTTACAGAAAGCCAGAAAATGGGATAAAAGAGGAGACCAGCACATTTGAAATGGATTGGAATGTTTATTTCAACCCAACTGTGCCCTTAGATAAAGTGAGCTACAACGGAAAGAGCTGGGAAGAGTGGCGTAAAACTGGAAAGGACCAGCACTCTTTGTTTGCAGACCCTCTGTTTGTAGATCCAGATAATCAAGACTTCAGGTTACGGGCAAATTCTCCCGCTTTCAAACTTGGGTTCAAACCAATAGATATAAGTACAGTTGGCCCCAGAAAAGCAAGAGCGCTTTATTGAAGGAATTTCTATAGGGAATGACAAAATAGCTTAATACTGAGATAACAAATGATTGGGAAA is a genomic window containing:
- a CDS encoding cellulase family glycosylhydrolase, translated to MKKNLSSILLSLCLLLSAAAYAQNQNELTISNTTFLRNGQPFHYTGIGFFNALYNPAFHKSAQDRNQWLDKFDKYGINVLRVWAQWNNTRGFVDAAPDATLYASNGELRQQPLERLKALLTDADSKGMVIQLVLFSHETSEANNKLTAKSSDRAVANITQELKPYRNLVFQIWNESSERVEDYYKAIKKIDPKRLVTNSPGPGGDLGDQNQNHMLDFLTPHTTRQFAGKHWEIAPKEIAYLLERYKKPVVDDEPARNGTPDYGGPHDGSSPYDHILQIYQVWQQGGYMVYHHDMFQKDYGHPSISPSGIPDPEFNPYHKQVLEFIAMQPRYRPEVEKHERVE
- a CDS encoding right-handed parallel beta-helix repeat-containing protein; the protein is MKYNCAHLLWILFWLQLLPFSSGAKAVEQVTGDTLTFLVAKGGGTSKLIQADQTFKSVQEAKHAVRDLKQKGRLNAPVKVYIEAGSYFLDSPLLFTSDDSGTEDKPIIYTSLNGKVLLHGGRRLENWKKYKGNIYCTTIPEVRKGNWKFNQLYVNGELRQRARTPNKGFYRVKGFPDGGPEIHYHTDCQRFEFEEGDIDPKWTNLEDVEVIVYHFWTDSHLPIQSIDTKNNIVTFKHKAGKVFTDGFSDGGAKYVVENVWEGLEEPGEWYLNRKTGRLYYIPLPGEDLSEAEVIAPATEKFITLEGATLENKFVEHITFDNLDFMYTNWSLPPGNSNDDQGSASVPAAITLTGARHIAFTNCTVKNIGTFAFEVAAGSSHNRFTHNTISHIAAGGFRVNGGTDEDPPLLRTGNNTISDNDLHHFGQVYPSAVGVLLMQTYGNKVTHNNINNGWYTGVSVGWEWGYQRSISRDNIIEYNHIHTIGQGLLSDMGGIYTLGVSPGTIIRNNLIHDVQANQYGGWGIYNDEGSSYILVEDNIVYNTNFAGYNIHYAKEITVRNNLFALGKQAQLSRGKVEPHKSVFFENNIIYWKEGELLSEQWGDQPYLFYRKPENGIKEETSTFEMDWNVYFNPTVPLDKVSYNGKSWEEWRKTGKDQHSLFADPLFVDPDNQDFRLRANSPAFKLGFKPIDISTVGPRKARALY